From the genome of Spinacia oleracea cultivar Varoflay chromosome 2, BTI_SOV_V1, whole genome shotgun sequence, one region includes:
- the LOC110779951 gene encoding uncharacterized protein isoform X2: protein MIWISEQDNACLTLFLERRGKEWTPLRWQKRQILLGIKLGMNPKEAASNVKTLSDVEGLCMSFACSHGSTDYDQRGRLAFSTERFYLDLLNKRSMQWGVIPRLTTWDMEEIRKAKEVKLREQQETMKCDRDHQ, encoded by the exons ATGATATGGATATCAGAACAAGACAATGCTTGCTTAACGCTCTTCCTGGAAAGGCGGGGAAAAGAATGGACACCCTTACGGTGGCAGAAAAGACAG ATTCTGTTGGGTATCAAACTCGGAATGAACCCAAAAGAGGCAGCATCCAATGTCAAAACACTTTCTGATGTTGAAGGCCTCTGTATGTCCTTTGCTTGCAGTCATGGCTCCACTGATTACG ATCAGAGAGGAAGATTGGCATTTTCAACCGAAAGATTTTATCTCGATCTACTAAACAAAAGATCAATGCAGTGGGGTGTGATCCCAAGGCTAACGACATGGGATATGGAGGAGATTAGAAAAGCCAAGGAAGTGAAGCTACGGGAACAACAGGAGACTATGAAATGTGATAGGGACCACCAATGA
- the LOC110779951 gene encoding uncharacterized protein isoform X3: MSRPHHVLQSCLMCVEIKSSKWSRNLSERISEVMIWISEQDNACLTLFLERRGKEWTPLRWQKRQILLGIKLGMNPKEAASNVKTLSDVEGLCMSFACSHGSTDYGISNVPTYWWLQMEQ, from the exons ATGTCAAGACCGCACCACGTGCTACAGAGTTGCTTGATGTGCGTAGAGATCAAAAGCTCGAAATGGTCAAGGAATTTGAGTGAGAGA ATTTCAGAGGTTATGATATGGATATCAGAACAAGACAATGCTTGCTTAACGCTCTTCCTGGAAAGGCGGGGAAAAGAATGGACACCCTTACGGTGGCAGAAAAGACAG ATTCTGTTGGGTATCAAACTCGGAATGAACCCAAAAGAGGCAGCATCCAATGTCAAAACACTTTCTGATGTTGAAGGCCTCTGTATGTCCTTTGCTTGCAGTCATGGCTCCACTGATTACG GGATATCAAATGTGCCAACATATTGGTGGCTTCAAATGGAACAGTAA
- the LOC110779951 gene encoding uncharacterized protein isoform X1, giving the protein MSRPHHVLQSCLMCVEIKSSKWSRNLSERISEVMIWISEQDNACLTLFLERRGKEWTPLRWQKRQILLGIKLGMNPKEAASNVKTLSDVEGLCMSFACSHGSTDYDQRGRLAFSTERFYLDLLNKRSMQWGVIPRLTTWDMEEIRKAKEVKLREQQETMKCDRDHQ; this is encoded by the exons ATGTCAAGACCGCACCACGTGCTACAGAGTTGCTTGATGTGCGTAGAGATCAAAAGCTCGAAATGGTCAAGGAATTTGAGTGAGAGA ATTTCAGAGGTTATGATATGGATATCAGAACAAGACAATGCTTGCTTAACGCTCTTCCTGGAAAGGCGGGGAAAAGAATGGACACCCTTACGGTGGCAGAAAAGACAG ATTCTGTTGGGTATCAAACTCGGAATGAACCCAAAAGAGGCAGCATCCAATGTCAAAACACTTTCTGATGTTGAAGGCCTCTGTATGTCCTTTGCTTGCAGTCATGGCTCCACTGATTACG ATCAGAGAGGAAGATTGGCATTTTCAACCGAAAGATTTTATCTCGATCTACTAAACAAAAGATCAATGCAGTGGGGTGTGATCCCAAGGCTAACGACATGGGATATGGAGGAGATTAGAAAAGCCAAGGAAGTGAAGCTACGGGAACAACAGGAGACTATGAAATGTGATAGGGACCACCAATGA